Proteins from one Leptonema illini DSM 21528 genomic window:
- the whiG gene encoding RNA polymerase sigma factor WhiG: protein MSRVFEKYKDEDELKLWRKYLKGKDQEIREYFTIKYAPLVKYVAGKVAIGMPHNVEFDDLVSYGSFGLLDAIEKFDPNRDIKFKTYAMTRIRGAIFDELRSIDWIPRSIRQKARQIEEVISVLENRLGHTVEDEDIAREMGISTDELQTLLTQISGTSIVSLNDVWFMGDDNDQVSFIDTIESPENLNPDNLIEREEIKSVIVEAIKQLPDKEKKVIVLYYYEDLTLKEIGEVLEVTESRISQLHTKAIMRLRGKLIRMKNALKK from the coding sequence ATGTCGAGAGTTTTTGAAAAATATAAAGATGAAGATGAGCTGAAGCTCTGGCGGAAGTACCTGAAAGGGAAGGATCAGGAGATCCGGGAGTATTTCACGATCAAATACGCCCCCCTTGTCAAATACGTGGCCGGCAAGGTGGCCATTGGCATGCCCCATAACGTCGAATTCGACGATCTGGTCAGCTATGGCTCTTTTGGCCTGCTTGACGCAATAGAAAAATTTGATCCGAATCGGGACATCAAGTTCAAAACCTATGCTATGACTCGAATTCGTGGCGCCATATTTGATGAGCTGCGAAGCATCGACTGGATTCCGAGATCGATTCGGCAGAAGGCACGACAGATCGAAGAGGTCATCTCAGTTCTCGAAAACCGCCTCGGCCATACGGTCGAAGACGAGGATATTGCCCGGGAAATGGGCATCTCCACCGACGAACTGCAGACGCTGCTGACGCAGATCTCGGGCACCAGCATCGTTTCGCTGAACGACGTATGGTTCATGGGCGACGATAACGATCAGGTATCGTTCATTGATACCATTGAAAGCCCCGAGAATCTCAATCCCGACAACCTGATCGAGCGAGAAGAGATCAAAAGCGTCATCGTCGAGGCCATCAAACAGCTTCCCGACAAAGAGAAAAAGGTCATTGTACTCTATTATTATGAAGATCTGACCCTGAAAGAGATCGGCGAGGTGCTCGAAGTAACCGAAAGCCGTATCTCGCAGCTGCACACGAAGGCCATCATGCGCCTGCGGGGCAAGCTCATCCGCATGAAAAACGCTCTCAAGAAGTAA
- a CDS encoding flagellar motor protein MotB: MASKKQECPTCEEVPVWLTTYGDMVTLLLTFFVMLFSIGKATPQEIQLILSAFSNSLGMFEGGQTLSKGRLEEMGMNLESLPSQTAGRSLSSAKAQAKSIFKPEIEARKVRIDEDERGIIISLVGADYFEPGSALPTPAMEDALAKAAGLIDSLNRYARVEGHASADEARLRAASDEERDYANVWDLAGARAINSIVFMQAKGVKPHLLQGMSYGSYRPLRNEGEDGTPEAKAHNRRIDIVILPEKEPDRSRSEASEGLPGTRIPGAEYLIPDR; this comes from the coding sequence ATGGCCTCAAAAAAACAGGAATGTCCGACATGCGAAGAGGTACCGGTCTGGCTTACCACCTACGGCGACATGGTTACCCTGCTTCTTACCTTCTTTGTGATGCTTTTCAGTATCGGTAAGGCTACACCGCAGGAGATTCAGCTGATTCTCTCGGCCTTTTCAAACAGCCTCGGCATGTTTGAAGGAGGCCAGACTCTGTCGAAGGGTCGTCTTGAAGAGATGGGTATGAATCTTGAAAGCCTGCCTTCGCAGACTGCCGGTCGTTCGCTTTCCAGCGCGAAGGCGCAGGCGAAAAGCATCTTCAAGCCCGAGATCGAGGCACGTAAGGTGCGCATTGACGAAGATGAACGCGGTATTATCATATCACTGGTCGGGGCCGATTATTTCGAGCCGGGTAGCGCCCTGCCGACTCCGGCCATGGAAGACGCCCTGGCGAAGGCGGCGGGGCTGATTGATTCGCTCAATCGTTACGCCCGCGTCGAAGGGCATGCGTCGGCTGATGAAGCACGACTGCGCGCCGCCAGCGACGAGGAGCGCGACTACGCAAACGTCTGGGATCTTGCCGGAGCAAGGGCGATCAACAGTATCGTGTTCATGCAGGCAAAGGGCGTGAAGCCGCATCTGCTTCAGGGCATGTCGTATGGCTCGTACCGTCCCCTTAGAAACGAGGGAGAGGATGGCACGCCCGAAGCGAAGGCGCATAACCGCCGCATCGATATCGTGATCCTGCCCGAAAAAGAGCCCGATCGCAGCCGATCGGAGGCTTCAGAGGGCCTGCCGGGCACAAGAATTCCTGGTGCAGAATATTTAATACCTGATCGATGA
- a CDS encoding type II toxin-antitoxin system PemK/MazF family toxin, producing the protein MIGEAQVVLIKFPHTDAGKGKLRPALVLKRLPGIYDDWLVCMISTQLRQFEPELDESISPTDGDFEESGLHSESIIRTGRLAVVEASRLIGRIGRISDNRYERVQSKLIKWLS; encoded by the coding sequence ATGATCGGTGAGGCCCAGGTCGTACTGATCAAGTTTCCTCACACGGATGCGGGTAAAGGGAAACTGCGACCTGCGCTCGTATTGAAAAGACTACCCGGCATTTACGATGACTGGCTGGTATGCATGATATCAACACAGTTGCGTCAATTCGAACCTGAATTGGACGAAAGCATCTCTCCAACCGATGGCGATTTCGAAGAATCCGGCTTACATTCAGAGAGCATAATTAGAACAGGGAGGCTTGCAGTAGTCGAAGCAAGCCGCTTGATTGGAAGGATCGGCAGAATCTCAGATAACCGCTATGAGCGAGTTCAGTCTAAGTTAATTAAATGGCTTTCGTAG
- a CDS encoding MinD/ParA family protein — protein MEQTMDLSESTETTTGREIQAAPRDETRVIAITSGKGGVGKTTVSVNLAISMARMGKKVLLMDGDLGLANVNVLLGIIPEHNIYEVIKGKKRIQDVILRTNYGIDLLAGASGITQLANLNDEQRENFLRGLEELKGYDILIIDTGAGVGANVVGLVKPADEVLIVTTPEPTSITDAYGMIKSIVVNRQDKRIKLLVNRVDSAVEAKRVADRLISISSQFLKAEVESLGFIFEEEIVQKSIRNQRPYVVVYPGSKSSACVQHIAMRLLNVDTDDAENAGIGNFFTKLAHFFGGETKKETSG, from the coding sequence ATGGAACAAACGATGGATCTTTCCGAAAGCACCGAAACAACAACAGGCCGCGAAATCCAGGCAGCTCCCAGAGACGAAACTCGCGTCATCGCCATCACGTCGGGAAAGGGCGGGGTGGGCAAGACGACGGTTTCGGTCAACCTTGCCATCAGCATGGCGCGTATGGGCAAAAAGGTTTTGCTCATGGACGGGGATCTCGGCCTCGCCAATGTCAACGTTCTCCTGGGTATCATTCCCGAGCACAATATCTACGAAGTCATTAAAGGTAAAAAGCGCATTCAGGACGTCATCCTGCGCACAAACTACGGCATTGATCTGCTGGCCGGAGCAAGCGGCATCACCCAGCTCGCAAACCTCAACGATGAGCAGCGCGAGAATTTTCTGCGCGGCCTTGAAGAGCTGAAAGGCTATGACATCCTGATCATTGATACAGGTGCCGGAGTGGGCGCTAACGTCGTCGGCCTTGTCAAGCCGGCCGACGAGGTGCTCATCGTCACGACGCCCGAGCCGACATCCATTACCGACGCCTACGGCATGATCAAAAGCATCGTCGTGAACCGGCAGGATAAACGTATCAAGCTTCTTGTGAATCGGGTGGATTCGGCCGTTGAAGCGAAACGAGTGGCCGACCGATTGATCAGCATCTCTTCGCAATTCCTGAAGGCCGAAGTAGAGAGCCTTGGATTTATCTTTGAAGAAGAGATCGTTCAAAAGAGCATTCGTAATCAAAGGCCTTACGTCGTCGTTTATCCGGGCTCAAAAAGCTCGGCCTGCGTGCAGCACATCGCAATGCGTCTTCTCAACGTCGATACCGACGATGCTGAGAATGCAGGCATCGGCAACTTCTTCACGAAGCTGGCTCACTTTTTCGGCGGTGAAACGAAGAAAGAGACTTCGGGCTGA
- a CDS encoding flagellar FlbD family protein gives MIELHRLNGQAFFLNHRQIEVVEANPDTVITLHNDRRYIVLEKPNEISQKIIDFESKIFRDLLRRSAEEKTEG, from the coding sequence ATGATCGAGTTACACCGATTGAACGGCCAGGCCTTTTTCCTGAATCACAGACAGATTGAGGTTGTGGAGGCGAATCCCGATACGGTGATCACGCTTCATAACGATCGCCGCTATATCGTTCTGGAAAAACCGAACGAAATCTCGCAGAAGATCATCGATTTTGAGAGCAAAATTTTTCGAGATCTTCTGCGCCGTTCAGCCGAAGAGAAGACAGAAGGGTAA
- a CDS encoding flagellar basal body-associated FliL family protein: MAVADDDLDEGQEDGGGYQPSAATGLNRVVKILIYVALGAVGVIVMSVIAYYVARFASAQQYKEVASIAVVKPPPPLESFNFSEDFRVNTNDRGESHFIKLKLSLGFEMGNKALSAELAQRMPQLRNIINLILAGKSRDELTTIQGQLELREEIKASINHVLSEGKVEEVYFSEFIVN, from the coding sequence ATGGCAGTAGCAGATGATGATCTGGACGAAGGGCAGGAAGACGGCGGGGGGTACCAACCTTCGGCGGCCACAGGCCTGAATCGCGTCGTAAAAATCCTGATCTATGTCGCCCTGGGCGCCGTGGGGGTGATCGTCATGTCGGTGATCGCCTATTATGTTGCGCGGTTCGCCTCGGCGCAGCAGTATAAAGAGGTGGCGTCGATTGCCGTCGTCAAGCCGCCTCCGCCGCTGGAAAGCTTCAACTTCTCAGAAGACTTTCGCGTGAATACAAATGACCGCGGCGAATCGCACTTCATCAAGTTGAAGCTGTCGCTTGGCTTTGAGATGGGAAATAAAGCGCTCTCTGCGGAGCTGGCGCAGCGCATGCCTCAGCTTCGGAACATCATCAACCTGATCCTGGCGGGCAAGTCGCGCGACGAGCTTACGACGATTCAGGGACAGCTGGAGTTGCGCGAAGAGATCAAGGCCTCGATCAACCATGTGCTTTCAGAGGGCAAGGTGGAAGAGGTCTATTTCAGCGAGTTCATCGTGAACTGA
- a CDS encoding class I fructose-bisphosphate aldolase, translating to MDTSKIRELLGSDADDLLNHKAKVNKEMLHLPSPDFLDRVWAYSDRNPQTLRSLAAIHNNGRLAGTGYVSILPVDQGIEHSGGASFAPNPIYFDPENIVKLAIEGGCNAVASTFGVLGSVARKYAHKIPFIVKINHNNFITYPSKYDQILFAQVEESWNLGAVAVGATIYFGSEEADRQIQEISEAFARAHELGMATILWCYLRNNAFKADKDYHTSADLTGQANHLGVTIEADIIKQKLPTNNGGYKAIKFGKTHDKVYTDLSSDHPIDLCRYQVLNNYAGRAGLINSGGESKGAGDLAEAVRTAVINKRAGGMGLISGRKAFQRPMNEGAALLQAIQDVYLNKDITIA from the coding sequence ATGGATACATCAAAGATCAGAGAACTGCTTGGCTCCGATGCCGACGACCTTCTGAACCATAAAGCTAAAGTGAATAAGGAGATGCTGCATCTTCCTTCGCCCGATTTTCTGGATCGGGTATGGGCCTATTCAGATCGCAATCCGCAAACGCTGCGCTCGCTGGCCGCCATTCACAACAACGGACGCCTGGCCGGCACCGGGTACGTCTCTATTCTGCCCGTTGACCAGGGTATCGAACATTCCGGCGGCGCTTCTTTCGCTCCGAACCCGATCTATTTCGATCCCGAGAACATCGTAAAGCTCGCCATCGAAGGCGGATGTAACGCCGTGGCCTCAACGTTCGGCGTTCTTGGCAGTGTAGCTCGCAAATACGCGCATAAGATTCCCTTTATCGTCAAGATCAATCACAACAACTTCATCACCTATCCGAGTAAATATGACCAGATTCTTTTTGCTCAGGTAGAAGAGTCCTGGAATCTCGGCGCCGTCGCCGTCGGTGCAACCATCTACTTCGGTTCCGAAGAGGCCGACCGTCAGATTCAGGAAATCAGCGAGGCCTTCGCAAGGGCCCACGAGCTCGGCATGGCGACGATCCTCTGGTGCTATCTGCGCAACAACGCCTTCAAGGCCGATAAAGACTATCACACAAGCGCCGACCTGACAGGACAGGCGAATCATCTTGGCGTAACGATCGAGGCCGACATCATCAAACAGAAGCTACCGACGAATAACGGCGGATACAAGGCCATCAAGTTCGGTAAGACGCATGATAAGGTTTATACAGACCTTTCAAGCGATCATCCGATCGACCTCTGCCGCTATCAGGTGCTGAATAACTATGCCGGTCGCGCCGGACTCATCAATTCAGGGGGCGAATCGAAAGGAGCCGGCGACCTTGCCGAGGCCGTCCGCACCGCCGTAATCAACAAACGTGCCGGCGGTATGGGTCTGATCTCGGGCCGTAAGGCCTTCCAGCGTCCGATGAATGAAGGCGCAGCACTGCTTCAGGCCATTCAGGACGTGTATCTGAATAAAGACATCACGATTGCCTGA
- the rpsD gene encoding 30S ribosomal protein S4 — MATIRKPRHKICRSAGYCLYNDPKCPSIKRPFPPGHRPDSRRKKKSPYGEQLLEKQKLRLTYGMMEKQFYRTFEKASRMHGNKSDNFLMLLETRLMTLVYRLGLARSVFDARQLITHGHVTIDGRRMDIPSYQVKAGQVIGVAPESKALDRIKLAMEGRQNATNPVPYLEVQEDGISGKYLGMTHAGDIPTADRINIARIIEFYSK, encoded by the coding sequence TTGGCTACGATTCGTAAACCACGTCACAAGATCTGTCGTTCTGCAGGCTACTGCCTCTATAACGACCCGAAATGCCCTTCGATCAAGCGTCCCTTCCCTCCGGGACATCGCCCCGACTCACGTCGTAAGAAGAAGTCTCCGTATGGCGAGCAGCTGCTCGAAAAGCAGAAACTGCGTCTTACCTACGGCATGATGGAAAAGCAGTTCTATCGTACTTTTGAAAAAGCATCGCGCATGCACGGCAACAAATCCGACAACTTCCTGATGCTGCTTGAAACCCGCCTGATGACGCTCGTCTATCGTCTGGGCCTTGCCCGTTCCGTATTTGACGCCCGTCAGCTGATCACGCACGGCCATGTTACCATCGACGGACGTCGTATGGACATTCCGTCCTATCAGGTGAAGGCCGGCCAGGTAATCGGTGTTGCACCGGAATCGAAGGCGCTTGATCGCATCAAGCTGGCAATGGAAGGTCGTCAGAATGCGACGAATCCTGTTCCGTATCTGGAAGTGCAGGAAGATGGCATCTCGGGCAAATACCTGGGCATGACACATGCCGGCGATATTCCGACCGCCGATCGTATCAACATTGCAAGGATCATTGAATTCTACTCGAAATAA
- a CDS encoding HAD family hydrolase yields MLLLFDMMDTLLDDPFFRAVHRLMDDAQLRRWARLRNAQAFLDFEAGLIGEARYYREFFQPDADIAGLPTPQRLKKEMMKEVSWLPGIPELLRRIRQPMGLASNYSLWYRDIFQKRRDLPQFFDYFFFSCEIGHRKPELAFFQTAHEALIERRVNHQSEIIFFDDREENLIEPATLGWHTVLIKKDRAAQIIEEALREHGLL; encoded by the coding sequence GTGCTTCTACTCTTTGACATGATGGACACGCTGCTCGATGATCCCTTTTTTCGCGCCGTGCACAGGCTGATGGACGATGCTCAGCTGCGTAGATGGGCCCGTCTGCGCAATGCACAGGCCTTTCTCGATTTCGAGGCAGGATTGATCGGTGAGGCCCGCTATTATCGCGAATTCTTTCAGCCCGATGCCGACATAGCGGGGCTACCGACTCCGCAGAGGCTGAAAAAAGAGATGATGAAAGAGGTGAGCTGGCTGCCTGGTATTCCCGAGTTGTTGCGTCGCATCCGGCAACCGATGGGGCTGGCCTCGAATTATTCGCTCTGGTATCGTGATATCTTCCAGAAGCGTCGAGATTTACCGCAGTTCTTTGATTATTTTTTCTTTTCGTGTGAGATCGGCCACCGCAAGCCCGAATTGGCCTTCTTTCAGACGGCGCACGAAGCCCTGATAGAGCGGCGAGTAAACCATCAGAGCGAGATCATCTTCTTTGATGATAGAGAAGAAAACTTAATCGAACCGGCGACACTTGGCTGGCATACGGTTCTAATAAAGAAGGACCGTGCCGCACAGATCATCGAAGAGGCTCTGCGCGAACACGGCTTGCTTTGA
- a CDS encoding motility protein A, with product MDIATILGFLLGVGLVIFGSLVAGLSAGDLIDIPSVLITFGGGLSATVMGNPLYLLTTIPKYARFAIFEKKANIAQMITRLVNYSERARREGLLSLEDDLANVDEPFLKKGLQLVVDGTDPELVRNILETDMSNIHARHEANAKFFGLMGVYLPAFGMLGTLIGLIQMLKNLGTGDTSAIGAGMAAALITTLYGSFGSNLIAMPIKDKLLRRDQDEMLEKAVMIEGILSIQSGDNPRIVKDKLASFLPPSDRAALDEAVGGG from the coding sequence ATGGATATCGCAACAATATTGGGCTTTTTGCTCGGCGTAGGGCTCGTTATCTTCGGATCTCTGGTGGCCGGTCTTTCTGCCGGAGACCTCATCGACATTCCGTCCGTTCTCATTACTTTCGGCGGTGGACTTTCTGCCACGGTGATGGGTAACCCGCTCTATTTACTCACGACAATCCCCAAATACGCACGCTTTGCCATCTTCGAGAAAAAAGCGAATATCGCACAGATGATCACCCGCCTTGTAAACTATTCGGAACGGGCTCGCCGCGAAGGCCTTCTTTCTCTTGAAGATGATCTTGCAAACGTAGACGAGCCCTTTCTAAAAAAGGGTCTTCAGCTTGTCGTTGACGGCACGGACCCCGAGCTTGTTCGCAATATCCTTGAAACCGATATGTCGAATATTCACGCCCGCCACGAAGCGAACGCGAAGTTCTTCGGATTGATGGGCGTCTATCTGCCCGCCTTCGGAATGCTCGGGACTCTGATCGGTCTGATTCAGATGCTTAAAAACCTCGGAACAGGCGATACGTCGGCGATTGGTGCCGGTATGGCCGCCGCCCTTATTACTACGCTCTATGGTTCGTTCGGATCGAACCTGATCGCCATGCCGATCAAAGATAAGCTGCTGCGCCGGGACCAGGATGAGATGCTTGAGAAGGCCGTTATGATCGAGGGCATCTTAAGTATTCAGTCGGGCGACAACCCCCGTATCGTAAAAGACAAGCTTGCCTCGTTCTTACCGCCGTCCGACCGAGCAGCTCTTGATGAAGCCGTTGGCGGAGGCTGA
- a CDS encoding 3-deoxy-D-manno-octulosonic acid transferase, whose amino-acid sequence MRLLYSLLLIFLLPAYGLARIFSKQARLFAKTRSEGKHVIRKALLYDGPLFWLHGSSAGELDQALAIAREIRRRKMEGKILITVFSLSVKRLPAADADFTAYLPIDFPWAWRMIQTRKNALTFITFTWDVYPNLLRRIRKAGGSAYLCSAALPANSWRIKHSRWLRPVYADFNGIGAVDEANRTRFLQLLPDESRVAVTGDTRYDTIFYKLEHAPLAPDDASRLTSAQPLLILASTYEACDERLLPHTKQWLDNHPDLDLWLFPHHVDEHRLAECERSLKRLQIDFKRYSEGPARVVLVDRLGLLARAYEKARYCYVGGAFHHRVHNTAEPAALGVPVLTGPQIETSPIALQLESEGTLFRRDSGAEIFATLDDLEKDEKRRLLLSQKSRRYMLSQRGASEVFLDAFRVGQ is encoded by the coding sequence ATGCGCCTGCTCTACTCCCTTCTGCTCATATTCCTTCTGCCCGCATACGGTCTTGCTCGCATCTTTTCGAAGCAGGCCCGTCTGTTTGCAAAGACAAGGAGCGAGGGAAAGCATGTCATCCGTAAAGCGCTTCTTTATGACGGGCCGCTTTTCTGGCTGCATGGCTCTTCTGCCGGAGAGCTCGATCAGGCGCTTGCTATCGCCCGCGAGATACGGCGGCGCAAGATGGAAGGGAAGATTCTGATTACGGTATTCAGCCTGAGCGTTAAACGCCTGCCTGCCGCCGACGCCGATTTTACCGCCTATCTGCCGATCGACTTTCCCTGGGCGTGGCGAATGATCCAGACCCGAAAGAATGCGCTGACGTTTATTACGTTTACGTGGGATGTTTATCCGAACCTGTTACGCAGGATTCGCAAAGCCGGAGGTTCGGCTTATCTGTGCTCGGCGGCGCTGCCTGCAAATTCCTGGCGAATCAAGCACAGCCGCTGGCTGCGTCCGGTTTATGCCGATTTTAACGGCATCGGTGCCGTTGACGAAGCGAATCGAACCCGATTCTTACAACTGCTTCCCGACGAGAGCCGCGTGGCCGTTACCGGAGATACGCGTTACGATACGATCTTTTACAAGCTCGAACATGCGCCTCTTGCTCCGGACGATGCGTCAAGGTTAACATCGGCGCAGCCGCTTCTCATTCTGGCATCCACATATGAGGCATGCGACGAACGGCTGCTACCGCATACGAAGCAGTGGCTTGACAATCACCCCGACCTCGACCTGTGGCTCTTCCCTCATCATGTAGACGAGCATCGCCTTGCTGAATGCGAACGCTCGCTAAAGCGACTGCAGATCGACTTCAAGAGATATAGCGAAGGACCGGCGCGCGTCGTTCTTGTCGACCGACTCGGTCTGCTTGCCAGGGCGTATGAGAAAGCCCGCTATTGTTACGTCGGAGGAGCCTTTCATCATCGCGTGCATAACACGGCCGAGCCTGCCGCCCTGGGTGTTCCCGTGCTCACCGGTCCGCAGATCGAAACGAGTCCGATCGCCCTGCAACTCGAATCTGAGGGAACACTCTTTCGCCGCGACTCTGGAGCCGAAATATTCGCGACACTCGACGATCTTGAAAAAGACGAAAAACGGCGGCTTCTGCTTTCACAGAAGAGCCGCCGTTATATGCTCTCGCAGAGAGGAGCGTCCGAAGTTTTCCTCGACGCCTTTCGCGTTGGTCAATGA
- a CDS encoding GTP-binding signal recognition particle SRP54 G- domain-containing protein — protein sequence MKYDKIRGSSIAEMMMQLRSQYGQSVYIIQTREIKQGGLFGSDLLAKKQYEIEYMVSEGDAPYGKAKPQRPAGRTVLERSLPTLSERRGEGGSGVQAGAVRPSTVVAAARSEPEATKSREARRDILSSSASGTGSTSGSTSGSTMETNLNDLDALIDSLKALKTRTVETRPSRDPYQEPVKETPVAPADTVSPILTSPVRPARAPLNDVMEAPTREELEALFRVDAEEEPEPIAVRPTGGERHQDRNPLARIRDRLIENQGSVAFVDRFLQRLERSLSEEDRLHPNRVRSRSIEKMKDMIRVTPVIEREHGERKIVFFVGPNGSGKTTSLAKLAYRYQLEEAPAISLYSLDLHRVAATEQLKTYAAVLQVPFFSPLFESDFREYLDRDGSQLIFVDTSGMGLRNADRRDELVRFIECVKDSVEVHLVLPVSISPSLTEKYLEFFEPTGFEKILLTRLDEADFLANFIEVADKWKRPFSFLNNSPEVSSPLMNAGPEDLARMVLGLNS from the coding sequence ATGAAATACGATAAAATCAGAGGAAGCAGCATCGCCGAGATGATGATGCAGCTACGCAGCCAGTACGGTCAATCGGTCTACATTATCCAGACTCGTGAGATCAAACAGGGCGGCCTGTTCGGATCAGACCTGCTGGCGAAAAAACAGTATGAAATCGAATACATGGTGAGCGAGGGCGATGCTCCGTATGGCAAAGCAAAGCCGCAACGCCCGGCAGGCCGCACCGTCCTTGAGCGCTCCTTGCCGACATTGTCCGAGCGACGAGGCGAGGGGGGATCGGGCGTTCAGGCAGGTGCCGTCAGGCCGAGTACTGTTGTGGCTGCGGCACGGAGTGAGCCCGAGGCGACAAAGAGTCGAGAGGCGCGTCGGGACATTTTATCCTCATCTGCATCAGGGACTGGTTCGACGTCTGGTTCGACGTCTGGTTCGACAATGGAGACGAATCTGAATGACCTCGATGCGCTGATTGATTCCTTAAAGGCGCTGAAGACGCGTACCGTTGAAACCAGGCCTTCCAGAGATCCGTATCAAGAGCCTGTAAAGGAGACTCCTGTCGCCCCTGCCGATACTGTTTCGCCGATCCTGACTTCGCCGGTGCGTCCGGCTCGAGCTCCCCTGAATGACGTGATGGAAGCGCCTACCAGAGAAGAGCTTGAGGCGTTGTTTCGCGTCGATGCAGAAGAGGAACCTGAGCCGATTGCTGTACGCCCGACCGGCGGGGAGCGGCATCAGGACCGCAATCCGCTGGCGCGCATTCGGGATCGCCTGATCGAGAATCAGGGCTCCGTTGCCTTTGTGGATCGGTTTTTACAGCGCCTGGAGCGTTCCCTTTCAGAGGAAGACCGACTGCATCCAAACCGTGTGCGCAGCCGATCCATCGAGAAGATGAAAGATATGATCCGCGTGACGCCCGTCATCGAGCGGGAGCATGGCGAGCGAAAGATCGTCTTTTTTGTCGGTCCGAACGGCTCGGGCAAGACGACGAGCCTTGCCAAGCTTGCCTATCGCTACCAGCTCGAAGAAGCGCCCGCTATCAGTCTGTACAGCCTTGACCTGCATCGTGTGGCCGCCACCGAGCAGCTGAAAACCTACGCCGCCGTTCTGCAAGTTCCGTTCTTTTCGCCGCTTTTCGAGTCGGATTTTCGAGAGTATCTGGATCGCGATGGCTCGCAGCTCATCTTTGTCGATACGTCGGGCATGGGCCTTCGTAATGCCGATCGGCGGGATGAGCTTGTGCGCTTTATCGAATGTGTGAAGGACTCCGTTGAAGTGCATCTTGTGCTTCCCGTGTCCATCTCGCCGTCGCTGACCGAAAAATATCTGGAATTCTTTGAGCCCACGGGATTCGAAAAAATCCTTCTCACACGACTCGACGAAGCGGATTTTCTCGCTAATTTCATTGAAGTTGCCGATAAATGGAAGAGACCTTTCTCGTTTCTGAATAACAGTCCGGAGGTTTCAAGCCCGCTCATGAATGCGGGGCCGGAAGATCTGGCGAGGATGGTGCTCGGATTGAACAGTTGA
- a CDS encoding DUF2281 domain-containing protein — translation MTIAEQLLNSIQDLPEELQKQVLDYSEYLKTRTIQEERIAWSNLSLESAMRGMEGEDSDYSMADIREAFHDR, via the coding sequence ATGACGATCGCAGAGCAACTGTTAAATTCCATCCAGGATTTGCCAGAGGAGCTGCAAAAGCAGGTTCTTGATTATTCTGAGTATCTGAAGACAAGGACGATTCAAGAGGAACGGATCGCGTGGTCGAATCTTTCCCTCGAATCGGCTATGAGGGGCATGGAAGGCGAGGATTCTGATTATTCCATGGCTGATATCCGGGAGGCGTTTCATGATCGGTGA
- a CDS encoding flagellar protein FlaG: MEINTRIKELHDAVTAVRPENRSHSEHHESADRQYSNVPDTPENRHRIDRAIRALDIFNPNHPNTRFRYSVHSDTGSIQVELYNYLTGEVMQKIPSNKLLDYAARIQELSGLLLEEHA, translated from the coding sequence ATGGAAATCAACACCAGGATTAAGGAGCTGCATGATGCGGTAACGGCTGTTCGACCTGAAAACCGGTCACATTCGGAGCATCATGAATCGGCCGACAGACAGTATTCGAACGTGCCCGATACGCCCGAGAACCGACATCGTATCGATCGGGCGATTCGAGCGCTGGATATCTTCAACCCGAACCATCCGAATACGAGATTTCGTTATTCGGTGCATTCCGATACCGGCAGCATTCAGGTAGAACTCTACAACTATCTGACCGGTGAGGTGATGCAGAAGATTCCTTCAAACAAGCTGCTCGATTATGCAGCCCGTATACAGGAACTGTCGGGATTGTTGCTTGAAGAGCATGCCTGA